A section of the Corynebacterium tuberculostearicum genome encodes:
- the map gene encoding type I methionyl aminopeptidase, whose protein sequence is MAFRRRSKRIPARTPGELDAMQAAGEIVGKALQEVRAAAASGVSTLELDAVAEQTIRDAGAYPTFKGYEGFPGSICASVNDVIVHGIPDKETVLAEGDLVSIDCGATLDGWVGDSAWSFAVGELDADVEALNKATEYVLMEGMQAMVPGNMLTDVSHALEQATRRAEQKFGVDLFIVDGYGGHGIGRTMHEDPYLANEGRPGRGPLIQEGSVLAIEPMLTLGTEDSAVLEDDWTVVTLDGSFAAHWEHTVAATADGPRILTRRY, encoded by the coding sequence ATGGCTTTTCGACGCCGCAGTAAGCGCATCCCCGCCCGCACCCCGGGCGAGCTAGACGCGATGCAGGCCGCCGGCGAGATTGTTGGCAAGGCACTGCAGGAAGTCCGCGCTGCTGCGGCGTCTGGCGTATCTACCCTTGAGTTGGATGCGGTGGCTGAGCAGACCATTCGCGATGCCGGCGCCTATCCGACCTTCAAGGGGTACGAGGGTTTCCCGGGCTCCATTTGTGCTTCCGTTAATGACGTCATCGTGCACGGCATTCCGGATAAGGAAACCGTCCTGGCAGAAGGTGACTTGGTGTCCATCGATTGCGGTGCCACGCTAGACGGTTGGGTAGGCGATAGTGCTTGGTCCTTCGCGGTGGGCGAGCTCGATGCTGATGTAGAGGCCCTCAACAAGGCCACCGAGTATGTCCTTATGGAGGGCATGCAGGCCATGGTTCCGGGCAATATGCTTACCGACGTCTCCCATGCCCTAGAGCAAGCCACCCGCCGGGCCGAGCAGAAGTTCGGCGTGGATCTTTTCATCGTGGATGGCTATGGCGGTCACGGCATTGGCCGCACCATGCACGAGGATCCTTACCTGGCCAATGAGGGGCGCCCGGGCCGTGGCCCGCTGATCCAAGAAGGTTCTGTGCTGGCCATTGAACCCATGCTAACTTTGGGCACAGAGGATTCCGCCGTGCTAGAAGATGACTGGACGGTCGTTACCCTCGATGGTTCCTTTGCCGCCCACTGGGAGCATACGGTGGCCGCGACGGCCGATGGTCCCCGTATTCTTACCCGCCGCTACTGA
- a CDS encoding L,D-transpeptidase — MSKFSFRKIRATVAAPAVAGVMALSTTIAAPAATAQEIPNLDQLSSKANSDLAQFSSQSGLDQLTAEAKKQLDNFYGQSREQAWNTRNQILDQAEKFSPELAPSVQTAVDGAVEFLFPGLIAQKNEEARKAREAAARANAERVAAEKARSEAAARKAEAQRRANQFDRGPCPADAKVCVDLNGRRTWLQDGGKVSYVSPAMSAGMRGQETPRGTFHVTRKVEHEISREFNNAPMPYSIYFTNNGHAFHLDDPAVDSNGCVHLPPDAAKRYWDNVQVGDKVFIY; from the coding sequence ATGTCTAAATTTAGCTTCCGCAAGATCCGTGCCACGGTTGCAGCGCCCGCAGTCGCTGGCGTGATGGCCTTGAGCACCACCATTGCGGCTCCTGCCGCTACCGCCCAGGAGATTCCGAACCTGGATCAGCTCAGCTCCAAGGCAAACTCCGACCTCGCTCAGTTCTCTTCCCAGTCCGGCTTGGATCAGCTCACCGCTGAGGCAAAGAAGCAGCTGGATAACTTCTACGGCCAGAGCCGCGAGCAGGCCTGGAATACCCGGAACCAGATCCTGGACCAGGCAGAGAAGTTCTCCCCGGAGCTGGCTCCTAGCGTCCAGACCGCTGTGGACGGCGCCGTAGAATTCCTCTTCCCAGGCTTGATCGCCCAGAAGAATGAGGAAGCACGCAAGGCCCGCGAGGCCGCTGCTCGCGCCAACGCTGAGCGTGTCGCTGCTGAGAAGGCTCGTTCTGAGGCTGCCGCACGCAAGGCGGAAGCACAGCGCCGCGCCAACCAGTTTGACCGTGGCCCGTGCCCGGCCGATGCGAAGGTTTGTGTCGACCTCAATGGTCGACGCACCTGGCTGCAGGATGGCGGCAAGGTGTCCTACGTGTCCCCGGCAATGTCCGCCGGCATGCGCGGTCAGGAAACCCCACGCGGCACTTTCCATGTGACCCGCAAGGTAGAGCACGAGATTTCCCGCGAGTTCAATAACGCGCCGATGCCGTACTCCATCTACTTCACCAATAACGGTCACGCCTTCCACCTGGATGACCCGGCTGTTGATTCCAATGGTTGCGTTCACCTTCCGCCAGACGCTGCAAAGCGCTACTGGGATAATGTGCAGGTTGGCGATAAGGTCTTTATCTACTAA
- the infA gene encoding translation initiation factor IF-1, which translates to MAKEGAIEVEGRIIEPLPNAMFRVELDNGHKVLAHISGKMRQHYIRILPEDRVVVELSPYDLTRGRIVYRYK; encoded by the coding sequence ATGGCTAAGGAAGGCGCAATCGAGGTAGAAGGCCGCATTATCGAGCCTTTGCCCAACGCAATGTTCCGTGTCGAGCTCGACAATGGACACAAGGTTCTTGCACACATTTCTGGCAAGATGCGTCAGCACTACATTCGCATCCTCCCGGAGGACCGCGTGGTTGTAGAGCTGTCTCCTTATGACCTAACCCGCGGACGCATCGTCTACCGCTACAAGTAA
- the rpsM gene encoding 30S ribosomal protein S13, with the protein MARLAGVDLPRNKRMEVALTYIYGIGPTRAKELLEKTGISPDLRTDNLDDDQLSALRDAIEATWKVEGDLRRQVQADIRRKIEIGSYKGLRHRRGLPVRGQRTKTNARTRKGPKKTIAGKKK; encoded by the coding sequence ATGGCACGTCTAGCTGGTGTTGACCTCCCCCGCAATAAGCGCATGGAGGTCGCTCTCACCTACATCTACGGCATCGGTCCAACCCGTGCCAAGGAACTGCTAGAAAAGACTGGCATTTCTCCTGACCTGCGCACTGACAACCTGGATGATGACCAGCTGTCGGCGCTCCGTGACGCAATTGAGGCTACCTGGAAGGTTGAGGGTGACCTCCGCCGTCAGGTTCAGGCTGATATCCGCCGCAAGATTGAAATCGGAAGCTACAAGGGTCTGCGCCACCGCCGTGGCCTGCCTGTACGTGGCCAGCGCACCAAGACCAATGCGCGCACTCGTAAGGGTCCGAAGAAGACGATCGCAGGAAAGAAGAAGTAA
- the rpsK gene encoding 30S ribosomal protein S11: MPPKTRSGARRSGRRVVKKNVALGHAYIKSTFNNTIVSITDQTGAVISWASSGHVGFKGSRKSTPFAAQMAAENAARKAMDHGMKKVDVFVKGPGSGRETAIRSLQAAGLEVSSITDATPQPHNGCRPTKRRKV; the protein is encoded by the coding sequence ATGCCTCCAAAGACTCGTTCCGGCGCGCGCCGTTCCGGCCGTCGCGTCGTAAAGAAGAATGTGGCCCTCGGCCACGCATACATCAAGTCCACCTTCAATAACACCATCGTCTCGATCACCGATCAGACCGGTGCTGTTATCTCTTGGGCATCCTCCGGCCACGTTGGCTTCAAGGGGTCCCGTAAGTCCACTCCGTTCGCCGCTCAGATGGCAGCCGAGAACGCTGCGCGCAAGGCAATGGATCATGGCATGAAGAAGGTTGACGTATTCGTCAAGGGTCCGGGCTCCGGCCGCGAGACCGCCATCCGTTCCCTGCAGGCTGCAGGCCTCGAGGTTTCCTCGATCACGGATGCAACCCCACAGCCGCACAACGGCTGCCGTCCGACCAAGCGCCGCAAGGTTTAA
- the rpsD gene encoding 30S ribosomal protein S4 yields MARYTGPATRVSRRLRVDLVGGDMAFERRPYPPGQAGRNRIKESEYLLQLQEKQKAKYTYGVLERQFRRYYAEANRLPGKTGDNLVILLESRLDNVVYRAGLARTRRQARQLVSHGHFTVNGKNINVPSYKVTQYDIIDVRDRSKKMEWFEDAQDALIDANVPAWLQVVPDTLRILVHQLPERAQIDIPLQEQLIVELYSK; encoded by the coding sequence ATGGCTCGTTACACTGGCCCCGCTACCCGCGTATCCCGCCGTCTTCGCGTCGACTTGGTCGGCGGCGATATGGCATTCGAGCGCCGCCCGTACCCACCGGGACAGGCTGGCCGCAACCGCATCAAGGAATCTGAGTACCTGCTGCAGCTCCAGGAGAAGCAGAAGGCAAAGTACACCTACGGTGTGCTGGAGCGTCAGTTCCGTCGCTACTACGCAGAGGCTAACCGCCTCCCGGGCAAGACCGGCGATAACCTGGTTATCCTGCTCGAGTCCCGCCTGGACAACGTAGTTTACCGTGCAGGTCTGGCACGCACCCGCCGCCAGGCTCGCCAGCTTGTCTCCCACGGTCACTTCACCGTGAACGGCAAGAACATCAACGTTCCTTCCTACAAGGTCACCCAGTACGACATCATCGATGTCCGTGACCGCTCCAAGAAGATGGAATGGTTCGAAGATGCTCAGGACGCCCTCATCGATGCCAACGTACCGGCATGGCTGCAGGTTGTTCCTGATACCCTGCGCATCCTCGTGCACCAGCTGCCCGAGCGCGCTCAGATCGACATTCCGCTGCAGGAGCAGCTCATCGTCGAGCTTTACTCGAAGTAA
- a CDS encoding DNA-directed RNA polymerase subunit alpha produces MLISQRPQLTEEFIDSSRSKFVIEPLEPGFGYTLGNSLRRTLLSSIPGAAVTSIKIDGVLHEFTTINGVKEDVSEIILNIKSMVLSSDSDEPVVMYLSKEGPGDVTAGDIQPPAGVEIHNPDLHIASLNDTAKLDIELVVERGRGYVPAAPTSGEIGRIPVDQIYSPVLKVSYKVEATRVEQRTDFDKLTIDVETKNSISARDALASAGGTLVELFGLARELNNAAEGIEIGPSPQETEYIAAYGMPIEDLNFSVRSYNCLKRQEIHTVGELAECTESDLLDIRNFGQKSINEVKIKLANLGLALKDTPEDFDPTQLEGYDAETGDFKDPAAEDSE; encoded by the coding sequence ATGCTCATTTCCCAGCGTCCTCAGCTCACCGAGGAATTCATCGACTCGTCTCGTTCCAAGTTCGTCATCGAACCGCTCGAGCCGGGCTTTGGCTACACCCTCGGTAACTCGCTGCGTCGTACCCTGCTGTCCTCCATTCCGGGTGCAGCGGTAACCTCCATCAAGATCGATGGTGTTCTCCACGAGTTCACCACCATCAACGGTGTGAAGGAAGACGTTTCCGAGATCATCTTGAACATCAAGAGCATGGTGCTTTCTTCCGACTCCGATGAGCCGGTTGTTATGTACCTGAGCAAGGAAGGCCCGGGCGATGTCACCGCGGGCGATATCCAGCCGCCGGCTGGCGTGGAGATCCACAACCCGGATCTGCACATCGCTTCCCTGAATGACACCGCCAAGCTGGACATTGAGCTCGTCGTCGAGCGCGGCCGTGGCTACGTCCCAGCCGCTCCTACCTCCGGTGAGATCGGCCGCATCCCGGTCGACCAGATTTACTCCCCGGTCCTCAAGGTCTCCTACAAGGTCGAGGCAACTCGTGTTGAGCAGCGCACCGACTTTGACAAGCTGACCATCGACGTCGAAACCAAGAACTCGATTTCTGCCCGCGACGCCCTGGCTTCCGCCGGCGGCACCTTGGTCGAGCTGTTCGGCCTGGCTCGCGAGCTGAACAACGCTGCCGAAGGCATCGAGATCGGACCCTCCCCGCAGGAGACCGAGTACATCGCTGCTTATGGCATGCCGATCGAGGACCTGAACTTCTCCGTCCGCTCTTATAACTGCCTGAAGCGTCAGGAGATCCACACCGTGGGCGAGCTCGCTGAATGCACCGAGTCCGACCTGCTGGATATCCGTAACTTCGGCCAGAAGTCGATCAATGAGGTAAAGATCAAGCTGGCTAACCTGGGCCTGGCTCTCAAGGACACCCCTGAGGACTTCGACCCGACCCAGCTCGAGGGCTACGACGCAGAAACCGGTGACTTCAAGGATCCGGCTGCCGAGGATTCCGAGTAA
- the rplQ gene encoding 50S ribosomal protein L17, whose amino-acid sequence MPTPKKGARLGGSAKQQAHMLSNLAASLIEHGAIKTTDAKAKVLRPYIEKIITKAKSGTIADRRAVLKLIPRKDVVSYLFDEVAPKFENREGGYTRTIKLDNRAGDNAPMSQISLVLEETVTSEANRATRAAASKAAEAEEAKADEAAETEAPAEETAAEESEEK is encoded by the coding sequence ATGCCAACCCCTAAGAAGGGTGCCCGTCTCGGCGGCTCCGCCAAGCAGCAGGCTCACATGCTGAGCAACTTGGCAGCCAGCCTGATCGAGCACGGCGCTATCAAGACCACCGATGCCAAGGCGAAGGTCCTTCGCCCGTACATCGAAAAGATCATCACCAAGGCTAAGTCCGGCACCATTGCTGACCGCCGCGCAGTTCTGAAGCTCATCCCGCGCAAGGATGTTGTTTCTTACCTGTTCGACGAGGTTGCCCCGAAGTTTGAGAACCGTGAGGGTGGCTACACCCGCACCATCAAGCTGGACAACCGCGCCGGTGACAACGCCCCGATGTCCCAGATCTCCCTCGTTCTCGAGGAGACCGTGACCTCCGAGGCTAACCGCGCTACCCGCGCTGCCGCATCCAAGGCCGCTGAGGCTGAGGAAGCTAAGGCAGACGAGGCTGCTGAGACCGAGGCACCTGCCGAGGAGACCGCAGCTGAGGAGTCCGAGGAGAAGTAA
- the truA gene encoding tRNA pseudouridine(38-40) synthase TruA has product MKPTMTDAASTSPEGPADGFVRLRLDLAYDGTDFHGWAKQKGGLRTVQGVLEEKLAMIARTEVPLTVAGRTDAGVHARGQVAHVDVPAEMLAQRSVAGEPVKLVRRLAKLLPEDVRVHGCEFAPAGFDARFSALRRHYVYRITTNPRGALPTRARDTAEWIKPVDIDAMQEAATALVGLHDFAAFCKAKPNATTIRELQEFSWRDVSTPEEPELFEARVSADAFCWSMVRSLVGCCLRVGEGRRDADFAAALLQETKRSSSIPVAPAKGLSLVAVDYPAADQLAARAEVTRERRSAD; this is encoded by the coding sequence ATGAAGCCCACTATGACAGATGCAGCATCGACTTCCCCCGAAGGGCCGGCGGACGGGTTCGTTCGCCTGCGCTTGGACTTGGCTTATGACGGCACGGACTTTCATGGCTGGGCCAAGCAGAAGGGCGGTCTGCGCACGGTGCAAGGCGTGCTCGAAGAGAAGCTGGCGATGATTGCGCGCACGGAGGTGCCGCTTACGGTCGCTGGGCGCACGGATGCCGGCGTTCACGCTCGTGGCCAGGTGGCGCACGTGGACGTTCCCGCTGAGATGCTGGCGCAGCGCTCGGTGGCGGGGGAGCCGGTGAAGCTGGTGCGTCGGTTAGCAAAGCTTCTGCCAGAAGATGTTCGGGTACACGGGTGCGAGTTCGCACCCGCGGGCTTTGACGCGCGATTTTCGGCGCTGCGGCGACACTACGTCTACCGGATTACCACCAACCCGCGCGGCGCGCTGCCGACCCGGGCGAGGGATACGGCCGAGTGGATTAAGCCGGTGGATATCGATGCCATGCAAGAAGCTGCCACCGCCCTGGTGGGCCTGCACGATTTCGCGGCCTTTTGTAAGGCCAAGCCGAATGCCACGACCATCCGTGAGTTGCAGGAATTTTCCTGGCGCGACGTTTCCACGCCGGAAGAACCGGAGCTTTTTGAGGCCCGCGTAAGCGCCGATGCGTTTTGCTGGTCGATGGTGCGCTCGCTGGTGGGCTGTTGCCTGCGCGTGGGGGAGGGGCGGCGCGATGCCGATTTCGCCGCGGCACTGCTGCAGGAGACGAAGCGCTCGTCGAGCATCCCCGTGGCTCCGGCGAAAGGGCTCTCGCTCGTCGCCGTTGATTATCCGGCGGCAGACCAGCTGGCCGCCCGCGCCGAGGTCACCCGCGAAAGGCGCAGCGCCGACTAA
- the eccB gene encoding type VII secretion protein EccB, translating to MARPLPTTKAQVSGHKFLRRRVEHGLVLGDIRMIHDPLARRRKALLFGGVGVAFLAVGSGMLAWLQPSPQPGDAPIVRSEQGQLFVDVNDTYHPVFNLASARIIAGQAAEAQTIGDEHLQEALLGSPVGISDAPGYLAAAGETPQQRWAACLAGKDEAPSTENPTSIGGHQVASQEVIVLAEPEQKGLGEERAALVESEGTQWLITQEGRVALPEPSSTEGRVVRRALGVDDSTHTWPVPPELLNAFAELPPLNFPAEPPEVVDTGQGLWARTPEGVAELTPTQAEILTGVGAKETTAAPQEVAALADAPLNLNLPSTSFRFLSPDDGWMCAANEGGGVVVPAQAGTVALAGESVAHRFGGLNAGGVGVDSGHGYHVVSPTGQRHEVKDKETLEALGTGVGAQVPWEILRLLPEGSALNREQALQVSS from the coding sequence ATGGCACGTCCGCTGCCTACTACCAAGGCCCAGGTATCGGGCCATAAATTCTTGCGCCGCCGCGTCGAGCATGGGCTCGTCTTAGGCGATATCCGCATGATCCACGATCCATTGGCTAGGCGCCGCAAAGCGCTCCTTTTTGGCGGGGTCGGCGTCGCCTTCCTTGCGGTGGGGTCCGGTATGTTGGCATGGTTGCAGCCGAGCCCGCAGCCGGGTGATGCGCCGATTGTGCGCTCGGAGCAGGGCCAGCTCTTTGTGGATGTCAACGACACCTACCACCCGGTATTCAACCTGGCGTCGGCGCGCATTATCGCCGGGCAGGCGGCCGAGGCGCAGACCATTGGGGATGAGCACCTGCAAGAAGCGCTACTGGGCTCACCGGTGGGTATCTCAGACGCCCCGGGGTACCTCGCGGCGGCAGGCGAGACTCCCCAGCAGCGATGGGCGGCGTGTTTGGCAGGCAAAGATGAGGCGCCCTCTACAGAAAACCCGACCAGCATCGGCGGCCACCAGGTAGCGTCGCAGGAGGTTATTGTCCTTGCCGAGCCCGAGCAGAAAGGCCTCGGTGAGGAGCGCGCCGCACTGGTGGAATCCGAGGGCACGCAGTGGCTTATCACCCAGGAGGGCCGCGTGGCGTTGCCAGAGCCCTCCAGCACCGAAGGCCGCGTCGTGCGCCGGGCACTGGGCGTGGACGATAGTACCCACACTTGGCCCGTGCCGCCCGAGCTGCTCAATGCCTTTGCGGAGCTGCCACCGCTGAACTTTCCGGCCGAACCACCCGAGGTCGTCGATACCGGCCAAGGTCTGTGGGCGCGTACGCCCGAGGGCGTAGCGGAGCTCACCCCCACCCAGGCGGAGATACTCACCGGCGTGGGAGCCAAGGAGACGACAGCCGCGCCGCAGGAGGTTGCCGCGCTTGCCGACGCCCCCTTAAACCTCAACCTTCCCTCCACGTCCTTCCGCTTCTTAAGCCCAGACGATGGCTGGATGTGTGCTGCTAACGAGGGCGGCGGGGTAGTGGTACCTGCCCAAGCGGGCACCGTTGCCTTGGCAGGTGAGTCGGTGGCCCATCGCTTTGGCGGGCTTAACGCCGGTGGCGTAGGCGTAGACAGCGGCCATGGCTATCACGTGGTCTCACCCACGGGGCAGCGGCACGAGGTCAAGGACAAAGAGACTTTGGAAGCCCTAGGCACCGGCGTGGGCGCGCAGGTGCCCTGGGAAATTCTGCGCTTGCTGCCGGAAGGCTCCGCGCTAAACCGTGAGCAGGCGCTGCAGGTTAGCTCTTAG
- a CDS encoding S8 family serine peptidase yields MRVLPVAVVVAFAAGLTAAPYAAAREPDRECAAAHSSPLSPQPSEEQLDYRARLHSFATGEGVKVAVIDTGVARHDQLRHLSSGADLVAPESPEPHRDCDLHGTVVAGVIAGHDIGIAPRAEIYAVRQTSAHYRQEAEDSTTGSLDTLARAIDDAADAGARVINISVVSCVPPDVAAQVDTSRLDRALAHAEDSGAVVIAASGNASSGSCEMGDRVFPADSPTVLSVSALADSHELADYSLNSADGPQLAAQGFIPLALNPAGGWADGKEGTDGTAQFHGTSFAAPVVSGTAALLAQRFPDDSPAALRKRVEDAAEPGHGFIDPLTVLTHVESGAEVDTRAMTIRPADEDDSHAPTRSAWVLGGLALALAAWAAWRGLRPKS; encoded by the coding sequence ATGCGCGTACTACCCGTCGCTGTAGTAGTTGCATTCGCTGCAGGACTGACTGCTGCTCCCTATGCGGCCGCTCGCGAGCCGGACCGCGAATGCGCCGCCGCGCATTCCTCACCGCTTTCGCCCCAACCAAGCGAGGAGCAGCTAGACTACCGGGCCCGTTTACATTCCTTTGCTACCGGGGAAGGCGTCAAAGTAGCCGTTATCGATACTGGCGTTGCCCGTCACGACCAACTGCGGCATCTCAGCAGTGGCGCGGACCTTGTCGCGCCGGAGTCCCCAGAGCCGCATCGCGATTGCGACCTGCACGGCACCGTCGTGGCCGGTGTCATCGCCGGTCACGATATCGGTATCGCCCCGCGAGCAGAAATTTACGCTGTACGCCAGACCAGCGCGCACTACCGCCAAGAAGCCGAAGACAGTACCACCGGCTCGCTGGACACCTTGGCCCGCGCCATCGATGACGCCGCCGATGCCGGTGCTCGCGTCATTAATATTTCGGTAGTTTCCTGCGTTCCGCCAGATGTGGCCGCGCAGGTCGATACTTCCCGATTGGATCGCGCTTTGGCGCATGCGGAAGACTCCGGTGCCGTGGTGATCGCGGCCTCGGGCAATGCGTCCTCTGGCAGCTGCGAGATGGGTGACCGCGTCTTTCCGGCGGATTCGCCAACGGTGCTCTCAGTAAGCGCCCTAGCGGATTCACACGAACTCGCTGACTACTCACTGAATTCAGCCGACGGACCCCAACTTGCTGCGCAAGGTTTCATTCCGCTAGCGCTCAACCCCGCGGGTGGATGGGCCGATGGTAAGGAGGGTACGGACGGAACGGCGCAGTTCCATGGCACCTCCTTTGCCGCGCCGGTGGTCAGCGGCACCGCTGCCCTCTTGGCACAACGCTTTCCCGACGATAGCCCGGCCGCCCTGCGTAAACGCGTGGAAGACGCCGCGGAACCAGGCCACGGTTTTATCGACCCGCTCACTGTGCTCACCCACGTGGAATCGGGCGCAGAAGTCGATACCCGGGCTATGACCATCCGCCCCGCTGACGAAGACGACTCACACGCCCCCACACGCAGTGCCTGGGTGCTGGGTGGGTTAGCGCTGGCGCTTGCTGCGTGGGCAGCGTGGCGCGGGCTACGGCCTAAGAGCTAA
- the eccD gene encoding type VII secretion integral membrane protein EccD: protein MTTATAHHLRLTVRIHAGTFHKEADVALPLSSSVGELLAEITDLVDAPTISEPWRASTASGRAIDLTAPLAATALTEGSILVISPRERRPAPVIRDAAESLAAAAEEDTTAALPTIWAWAGLLAAFALVWVSTLPLAAWAALSAGALLLALWTRALSLVHLSLVAGMACGWVVISPSLSEAPFAALTACVALLIVLLACHVTGLSTVRTTAAALTVSVLLLVAALGYLLPGPGTGLQGSHGTAAAACVVIAGIILLAAAPALTVATAGLKVPQLPTAGQDLAVSDTVQPDVDIRARRAGSAYEGMCCGLSLCLIPALIALSLTGSGPALAPTSGAPDSLAEYVAVLFGAEHTGAGFVQALCVTTAGAVVMHAARHGRALASWALMLLAMTACLATCLCATHAVADSGLAEAWAPILVACLVLLAMLSAPLWAPKVDGLEPTTIAWFERIESLAIAASLPLAAHLAGIFVLIRGLG from the coding sequence ATGACTACTGCAACGGCGCATCATCTGCGCCTTACCGTTCGCATTCATGCCGGCACCTTCCACAAGGAGGCGGACGTGGCGCTACCGCTAAGCTCCAGCGTGGGCGAGCTTTTGGCGGAAATCACTGACTTGGTGGATGCGCCCACCATTTCTGAGCCTTGGCGCGCGAGCACAGCCTCCGGCCGCGCCATCGATCTCACCGCCCCATTGGCTGCCACTGCGCTCACGGAAGGCTCCATCCTGGTTATTAGTCCGCGCGAGCGCCGGCCTGCACCGGTGATTCGGGATGCGGCGGAATCGCTCGCCGCCGCGGCCGAGGAGGATACTACCGCCGCCCTTCCCACCATCTGGGCTTGGGCAGGGCTGCTTGCCGCCTTCGCCCTAGTGTGGGTTAGCACCCTTCCCCTAGCGGCGTGGGCGGCGTTGAGCGCTGGAGCCCTGTTGCTCGCCTTGTGGACCCGCGCCCTATCACTGGTGCACCTTAGCCTGGTAGCCGGCATGGCGTGTGGCTGGGTGGTGATTTCGCCCTCGCTTAGCGAAGCCCCCTTTGCCGCACTCACCGCTTGCGTCGCCCTCCTCATCGTGCTGCTTGCCTGTCACGTCACCGGGTTGAGCACGGTTCGCACCACCGCCGCGGCGCTCACCGTCTCAGTGCTGTTGTTGGTCGCGGCTTTGGGCTACCTGCTGCCCGGACCAGGGACGGGTCTCCAGGGCAGCCACGGTACGGCGGCAGCCGCCTGCGTGGTGATCGCCGGCATTATCCTGTTGGCCGCAGCTCCTGCGCTGACCGTTGCCACCGCTGGGCTCAAAGTCCCGCAGCTGCCCACGGCCGGCCAAGACCTCGCGGTTTCGGATACCGTCCAGCCGGATGTCGATATCCGGGCCCGGCGCGCCGGCAGCGCCTATGAGGGAATGTGCTGTGGGCTGTCGCTCTGTCTCATTCCGGCCCTTATCGCCCTCTCGCTGACGGGCAGTGGTCCGGCCTTGGCGCCGACGAGCGGCGCGCCCGATTCTCTCGCCGAGTACGTTGCGGTGCTCTTTGGTGCTGAGCACACCGGCGCGGGCTTCGTCCAAGCACTCTGCGTGACCACCGCGGGTGCCGTCGTTATGCATGCCGCCCGGCACGGTCGTGCGTTGGCTAGCTGGGCCCTGATGCTGCTGGCGATGACCGCCTGTCTCGCTACATGCTTGTGCGCTACCCACGCGGTAGCGGATTCCGGCCTTGCCGAAGCCTGGGCACCAATACTTGTTGCCTGCCTGGTTCTCCTCGCCATGCTGAGCGCCCCGCTGTGGGCGCCCAAGGTGGACGGGCTCGAGCCCACCACCATCGCGTGGTTTGAGCGCATAGAATCCCTGGCCATTGCCGCTAGTTTGCCGCTGGCCGCGCACCTAGCCGGCATCTTCGTGCTCATTAGGGGGCTTGGATAA